In Vigna unguiculata cultivar IT97K-499-35 chromosome 3, ASM411807v1, whole genome shotgun sequence, a single genomic region encodes these proteins:
- the LOC114175758 gene encoding cytochrome P450 89A2-like encodes MAPFFFIILSLCFCVLIRRFVFSLRNKATTHPGPSHIPIISNIWLKESLQIEPILRTLHAKYGPILTLHIATTPVVFIRDRFLAHQALVQNGSLFSDRPKALAAAKIITTHQHNISSASYGATWRTLRRNLTSQMLHHSRLKSFSGIRNWVLHTLLTHLKSHSQSNNSVRVIDHFQYSMFCLLVFMCFGERLNDRKVRDIERVQRQMLLRIRSFNIFNIWPRVTRLLFRKLWEELLRLRKEQEDVLVPLIRARKQKQKQGKEEGVVSYVDTLLDLQLPEEKRKLSEEELVTLCNEFLNAGTDTTSTTLQWIMANLVKYPHVQERVVDEIREVLGEREEREVKEEELQKLPYLKAVILEGLRRHPPGHFVLPHAVSEDVVLNDYVVPKNRTVNFMVAEMGWDPKVWEDPMAFKPERFMSDEGFDITGSKEIKMMPFGAGRRICPGYNLALLHLEYFVANLVWNFEWKVPEGGDVDLSEKQEFTVVMKNALKVHLSPRI; translated from the coding sequence ATGGCGCCCTTCTTCTTCATCATACTCTCTCTGTGTTTCTGCGTCCTAATAAGACGCTTCGTCTTCTCCCTTCGCAACAAAGCCACCACCCATCCCGGCCCTTCACATATACCCATCATCTCAAACATATGGCTAAAAGAATCCCTTCAAATCGAACCAATTCTCCGAACCCTCCACGCTAAATACGGTCCCATTCTCACTCTCCACATTGCTACAACTCCCGTCGTCTTCATACGCGACCGCTTTCTCGCCCACCAAGCCCTCGTCCAAAATGGTTCTCTTTTCTCCGATCGCCCCAAGGCCCTCGCCGCCGCAAAAATCATAACCACCCACCAACACAACATTAGCTCCGCCTCCTATGGCGCCACCTGGCGCACCCTCCGCCGCAACCTCACCTCCCAGATGCTCCACCACTCCCGCCTCAAGTCCTTCTCCGGGATCCGCAACTGGGTCCTCCACACCCTCCTCACGCACCTCAAATCccactcccaatccaacaactCTGTCAGAGTCATCGACCACTTCCAATACTCCATGTTCTGCTTGCTCGTCTTCATGTGCTTCGGGGAACGACTCAACGATCGCAAAGTCAGAGACATCGAGCGCGTCCAGCGCCAGATGCTTCTGCGCATTAGAAGCTTCAACATCTTCAATATCTGGCCCAGAGTCACCCGCCTTTTGTTCCGTAAACTCTGGGAGGAGTTGTTGAGGCTCCGGAAGGAGCAAGAGGATGTTCTGGTTCCGCTTATAAGAGCGAGgaagcaaaagcaaaagcaaGGCAAGGAGGAAGGTGTTGTTTCGTATGTTGATACTTTGTTGGATTTGCAGTTGCCAGAGGAGAAACGCAAGCTCAGCGAAGAGGAACTCGTGACGCTGTGTAATGAGTTTTTAAACGCAGGCACGGATACGACTTCCACTACGTTGCAGTGGATCATGGCGAATTTGGTGAAGTACCCGCACGTGCAAGAGAGGGTGGTGGATGAGATAAGGGAGGTATTGggtgagagagaagagagggAAGTGAAAGAGGAGGAGTTGCAGAAACTGCCTTATCTGAAAGCTGTGATTTTGGAAGGTTTGAGGCGTCACCCACCTGGGCACTTTGTGCTGCCGCATGCAGTGAGTGAGGACGTGGTTTTGAATGATTACGTGGTGCCTAAGAATAGGACAGTGAATTTCATGGTGGCAGAGATGGGGTGGGATCCAAAGGTATGGGAGGATCCAATGGCGTTTAAGCCAGAGAGGTTTATGAGTGATGAGGGGTTTGACATTACAGGGAGTAAAGAGATCAAGATGATGCCATTTGGTGCAGGGAGGAGGATTTGCCCCGGTTATAATCTGGCATTGCTTCATTTGGAATACTTTGTGGCCAATTTGGTTTGGAACTTTGAGTGGAAGGTTCCAGAGGGTGGGGATGTGGATTTGTCAGAGAAACAAGAGTTCACTGTGGTCATGAAAAATGCATTGAAAGTTCATCTTTCTCCTAGAATCTAG